The stretch of DNA TGCTCTGCTATTGTGTGCTGTTGCATGAAAAGCTTTCCTATTAATTATTCtgcattatatatttttctacaaagtattttttaaacctctAATAGTTTGTGTTTTTGCATGTTTGAAGGCTAACTGGTTTTATATTATGCATTCTTATATCCCGTGTTTTTTGTGGTTACAATTCTCcaaataatcttaaaattaGACTCGAACAAAAATTCTGTTAACTGTTATAATGTAATCCCAAATACAGCCTGCTAGTGGCAACACAAACTGTTAGAGGTATTAATATTTGGTGATGAAACCAGTATACATAATTCTAAAGATGGCATAGTCTGGAGGAGGTATTACGTGAATACCTCAGAAACAGTCTCATTGCCAAATATTTGAACCACTACaaagttaatttttaaaagCTACTTGTACTGCAAATACACACGATTTAAGTCAATTTGCAATTGTTATTTGCGATACATGCTAgccaaataattattattgatataatattttgtcttcCCCAAATaattgtacttttatttttaacttttaacatTAGATGGTTTATTTAagatataattaatgtttttgtgacaTAAAAGTACGATTCTAGAGGAAGACAGTgcatgaaatgtttttaatattgttgttttattcaatGTGTTTCTAATTAGTGTATTTTGGTTAGGGAGCTCGGGTATGTTTTAAAGTGATCTGTACGCGGTGCAGATATCGGTATTAGTAAAGATACACTCATAAGGAACGTTATTTCGTTAATGTAGTTGTGTAAAGTCGTATTATGTTGCATGACAGTCCTGTTTATTGTTGTTGTGATTAACTTGTTATGCTATACATTTGTTCAACATATTTTCTAGAATACTACCAATACtgatttaaattgttaaatagaaatagattatTCAAGGTCGTATGACCTTCTTAAATAAAGATGatatagattttattaatatattcaaaGAATGTAGTATTATTAGTAGAAATATGCATTGTATACTAGTTAGGCTGTAGCTTGCAGTTGAGATTCGTTTCATTTGGATCTAGTGAGCTACGCGTAGTGTTAGATTCGAAGAACAGATCACGTGGTGGTCCCGTCCTCAGCTCCCTAACTATTTCTTTTCCAGACACATCAGGCAGGCCGAAGTTGAAGCTTGAGCCAAGGACTGTCAAAGAGCCGGTGAACTCTCTGGCGTCGACCAGTCAGGCGCACTCGATATTTGGCGGCGCTCGGCCGAGGGAAGAACGACTCAAGGAACTGGCGGGCGAATAAATGCCCTAACAACGCCCCATTATACCGCGTACTCTCATCTCCCGGTCCCGTGTGTATATGTATCGTCCCGAAGCCCGCTACTGATCCCTATGTGTGCCCGATATTTACAAGCAGTCTCTTCTCATTGAATGCAGTGCGAAAATTTGTATATGAActgcaaacatttttttaggtTAAACAACGGttgtaaatcatttttaaagtatattttcttaGCTTTATTATGTGTATCGAAAGATAGCTTCTTATTGTTTTTGCGTCGCCCCGCCTCGTTTTCGAGCCCGGGGAGCGCGCGTCGCGTCGCTTGATTAATCCccagtatttaattattaaattgctAGTATGTATTGTTTGTCGCATTATAAGATTTATCCGGGCTTGTGTGTACATACGATATCGGCTcgcataatattaattaatttttcgaAATTAGACATggaagaaacatattttttgttcctCATTTTTGGGTTGTAtgtgtattgaaaatatttgaaatattgtattattttatttttattattatatagcaatgtatcgatagagtttcataattgattctctgttgtatttgttttttttttcatttattaattgtttagttTGTTAGGTCGTGAAAAATTAATCATTGAATGAGTAATATTATGATACATAATTTAAGAGTTGATTAATATGGTGATGTAATTACGGtgtcattaataaaattaacttccaCGTACTTGAATTTCtactttattacataattgtgtaATGGCAAGTAACGTGGCCAAgaaagataacaaaaaaatcgcaaaaatgtaaacagaacatagaaaaacgaataaaaagtGAATTCTTTGTAATCGAGGGTTTGTCTAAACCACCCGAATGTGATCCAAATCCATTTCCCTGACGCACTATCCTTTTGTACACTCTTGATGTCTACCAAGAGTAAAATGTTCGTGTCTGCCTCACTACCTACTTTCCAAATGTattagaaaaatggaaaagtATACTGAGAGTTTTGAAAATTGacaattttatagattttgatGTGCTCTTGggttctttttttaaggaagtCTACACAGTGATATTCGCAAAAGTAACTCGATGATAAAAGTTATACcagttttgaaaaaaaagatGTATTTGATTTGTAAATTCGACATCGAAAAATTTATCAGTGAAATCCAAAGTCGGCCAGTAATCTAGAATACCAGATTCCCAGAGTATTCCGATAGATCAGTTAGACGAAAAGCATGGGAAGAAatggtacatatttattatggtatgaaattaacaatacagctaataaaaccggccaagtgcgagtcgcactcgcccatgaagggttccgtagcaacAGGtagattacataatataaaaatttgacacaatgtttataattatgatttgaaCATTAGTACCAATTTTCAGCTAGGTGTGAAATTGTAGTggttttactgtttttttttttttgtctaatttGACTTGGGACTATTGAGCGTCACTCTGAAGTGAAAACACGTGTTTATTCAAACCTATTTCgagtttttataagttttataataaaaatgtctgaatattgttttatttgtgctAAACTTATGACTGAAAGTGAAACGATTACTGTTGAACGTGGTCTAAAGACATTAATCAATGCAAGTATCGAACGAGCTGATGACTTTTCTGAATATCTTAAAGAACAGAAATCTGTGACAATACACGTGAGTTGTCGTAAAAGTATAACAGACGAAACTACAAATTTGGCAATGGAAGAgatatttacttatacatatagaaAAAAGCAATGACTGTCAGTTCACTTTAAATGAGCTaagaaatgttaataaaattacaactgTAGATTACAAGACGATTAAGATGCGACTAAAAGTAAAGTATGGTGAAAAACTCATTATCACTGAAAAATCAGGATCAACATCAACATTTATATGCTTAACCGACAATCACCATGATATTTTGAATCTAAAAGCGAAACAATCTCATACCGGATCACCATCACCGAAGAAAagcaagataaataattatgatgttcAGATCAGTAGAGAGATAGACGCCGACGGCTTCTAACAGAAATCTACAAAGAAATATTGATGACGATGAAGGTGATCGTCTCTTTTTCCCTGTAACCCTATCCCCGTGTCTGATCCATCGGTTAGGTCTTCATTTACTAAGTACATGACCTAGGTACACAAATTGATTAACTCAATTCAATACCTCCCCTGCTAGTGTCAGAAACAAACACCTTTATTCCGCAGGCACTCCTTTATTCCGCAACTTATTCCGTAGCCTTCTTATAATCTATACCTGGTCAAAAAGGCGGCATATATCGTCGAATTTAATGGCATATATCCCGATCGGTCTAGTATTTGACTGTATACTTCAGGAGCAATATCGCACTCGCAGTCGAAAGATCGGGCCTAAACCCAAACTAGGCGTCTTCTAGATTGGCTGACTGCGCGAGATACCATTCAACATACCGTCCAACACCTTGGCGCTTATAGTAGCTCATTAGCTACTGTACTGTAATAGGTCTATAGATACTTCgcagtaaaatggggtgaataggacagaagaggggtgaatagatactatgaagaatttgccctatacctattcaccctCTTCtgaccctattcacctctcgatccctattcaccccattttacggtacatcacttgttttattttttacaataggtACTACAACCGCCCGGGTGAGATCATCCGGTAAATAGGTGCAGGTGAAAAACATCGCCAATACTCTACAGCTTACAGAAAGTCCCGAGTTCAATTCTCAGGTCGAgacaaattgattttttatttgtaaaattgtttccATTCACGGGACCACAGCGTCctggacctttggaaggcgtacaaggagccgaagccaactcgcagaggcatGAACAATTTTAACCTGTGTGTAATGTGACATCAGCCGGCGactatccctgtatgcactatggaagtgcACCCAATCAATCCCCGTTTGATGCAGTATGTGAAATTATTAGTatgctattaattattaaataaatacaccaGTTGTATTACAGCATCAAGTGTATACTCCAGATACCTGGCCTAACTTAAGATTTCTCTCAAAAATTGACCACCTACAAAGATAACACCTATTATTTGATGGTGATGAGATTGCCACAATGGCAAAGTGAATATCACcagtaagtaggtaataaatacaCAACAATAAGGGTATATGACAACCCCAACTTAATGGTAATTTAGTACCAGACTAAAAAGGTAAATAAttgaagaataataataaataacataaatgtataatatttattcaaatatcaaGATCTTCATCAGGATCCTCCTCGTCCCAGTCATCTACTGCATCGGGTTCATAGTACACCTTACTCTCTCCTTCATGTATTTTACTCATGTAAGGCAGTTTCAAGTTATATTTGTGTATCTTCTCATTTTGGTCTACTTCTATCTTAAATGTTGATAGATTCGCAGGCAGTGGCTTTTCTGGCTCTTCCTCCTTCTGCTCTAGTCTTACAACAGGACTCAAACTTAACACAGATGTCTTAGTGTCATGTGACAATATCTCCTCGCTCCTTATAATTTTGTTACCTTTTTTTAACCTGATCCACACTTTCTGCGCATTTGTTTTATCATATGATATCACCACATTTACTAAATGATTTAAATGTGTTTGTAGTTTAGAGTTATGTGGTAAACAGTCCTTGTGCAGTATAAGCACTAATCTGTTAACATTTGGGTTATTTTGTAATAGCTTTAAGTATTGAAGACAATGATTCCAACCCATACACAGAGCCATTTGATTTATTGAATCTATTATCAATGAACACTTTTCACTTGTATACTTATTGTACATATCAGGATTAAACTCATCGTGGTACTTAACGTTGGaatttttgaaaacatttctCCAAAGACTGCTTGGTTGTTCATAACAAAATAAGTTTATGCATTTCTCTTCTTGCACAAGTTCTTGTAATAAGGGTAAGATATTCTTATTTGCATCATCTTCTATAATTACAAACGGAGCAGACTTCAATCTAAATAAAGTCATTTCTTACTTGATTTTGTatgttgaataataaaaatatatataactggAAAATGTTTTCCAAGGAAATAACAAGTGGAGTAAGCATGTAAgtaaacgtcaaaattgatTGAAGTAAACGTGAAAATGACAGTGACCGGAAATACAACAACAAAAGATTACTTTTGTAGAGAGGTAGTAAATGTTACTAAAAAGTAATCATCTTTCTTATTTCTATGATGGTGTaagtataaatatctaatagTTATGATAAAAGCTACAAAAAATTAAGCccattgtaagtaaatatttaaaattaattaccctCAAAGCCTGTGTGGAACATTTAGAAAGTTTTGTGGTTTGTGATGACATTTCAATCAAATTGTCACATCAGTTGCtgtcatacaaaatattttatttatcagctGTTTCTTATCAAATGCAAACGCAATACAATGAATTAAATCGATTTTTGCCTCTATTAGAATATAAGCGTAACAAAATGAATTGGTTAAGGATACCTACTAGTTTTAAGCAGTTGACAAGGCAGATAGTTTATGTACCAAAACATAAACCACCAAACCATGAAGATTTTGAGGttcttaaagattttttatctaaacacaaaaatattcttatCCTGACTGGTGCTGGTATTTCCACAGAATCTGGTAATAATTGCTGTACTTGTAATATTGTATATAACGTATCATTTTCCacattaaatcttatttttgtttttttattttaggaatCCCTGACTACAGATCAGAGGAAGTCGGTTTATATGCTCGTAGCAATCACAAGCCTATACAATACcaagaatttataaaatatcctaAAGTAAGGCAGAGGTATTGGGCCAGGAATTTCGTTGGGTGGCCAAGGTTCAGCTCTGTGCAGCCAAATGCCACACATTTAGCAATCAGAGAGTTggaaaaggtatttttattttcgttcaaaGATCTAGGAAAATGCATTAACAttccattgatttattttatttcttattttctataGGGTAAGGTTCACTTTGTATTGCATAGGATTATCAGCATACTTCATGGATCTATCTATAGTTTGTTATCATTTGTTTACTAATTATATTGCTGTTACAGATGGGCAAGGTGACATCAATAGTGACACAAAATGTAGACAGGCTCCATCAAAAAGCAGGCTCTGAAAATGTAATAGAACTTCATGGATCAGGGTACattgtaaaatgtttgaaatgtCCCTATGAGATTAGTAGGCAAGAGCTACAAGTGCAACTTTTGAAGAATAACTCTTATATGGAAAGCAGCTTCACTATGATAAGACCTGACGGTGATGTGGAATTACCACGAGTATGTGTTCTAAATATCTATCTACTACATTTTTGCTGCTTTTGtctattacattataaaatttattaatattgtcttTGTTTCAGGAACAAGTGGATAAGTTCAGGTCCCCAATCTGCCCAAAATGTGAAGGCCCTTTGAAACCAGATATTGTGTTCTTTGGAGATAATGTTCCAAAACATAGAGTAGACCAAGTGAGGAATGCAGTGTCCTCCAGTGATGCAGTGTTCGTTTTAGGATCTAGCTTAACAGTTTATTCAAGTTATAGAATAATTTTACAAGCCCGAGATGAACATAAGAATATAGCATTACTTAATATTGGCCCCACTAGAGCTGAtgatattatacaaattaaagtaTCTACCAAATGTGGTGACATTCTACCAGAGTTgtgtaattcaataaaaaagaacCTCAGTTGATATTGTAGTACCTGATTTATGTTTGTGTTGTGATATTTGCTACCTCagagaaatgttatttttatagatagatCAATTTTAGTGacaatgttttcaataaataaaattcagcaATATGATggcatttcattttaataattaatagtataaaAGAAGTAGGGATACAAAAGTGGTTATAGAAtgtacaattaatattttaagcaaATCATTTACAATTGATATAGATAAGGATAAATAAATTGTAGGGGGAACTTAGTGATTGTTACACAGCCCAAAATAATTATAGGTAAAGATAAAAGGAGTAGGAcagttaaattatgttatttgctTATGACTGAATGTAACATTTTCTGTCTACTTTCTAAACTGAACACAAGGAAACTAATTTGATTATGAGCATTTGGTTCTGTTGCATCAGTCAGTCATAGGTAAATGACAAAGtaagaacaacaatttgagatcacattttagttttctttttagaaTATTACTAAAGCCCTGGAAGGCGTCCCAATGTACTCTGGCCATACAAAATTTTGtcaaaaatttaatgaaatagaaatttagaaacaagaaaTGCAAGCTGAACGTCACGTATCCACGCACATTCAATATAGCTAGATAATGCCCGTACATTGGGACGCTCGGTCCACACATAGCTACACACACTTTGTATAACCTAATTAATCAGCGTTGTTCACaaaatacttttctttatttaaataattctttatcTAATTGAACCATGTAACAATGATAATAGGCGTCAGAATATTCCCTAAGAGAATAacattataaagtaaaaatgtaatttgttttgtctTCCATCTACAAGTACTAGTCAATTGGATTCCTAAAATATGGTATTTTCGGCATAATGCCATAATGGTATCATAATTAACAAGAAATTGAttgaaatgtatgaaaaatatgCTTCATTAACAGCTATAAATAGTATTCTAGAACTTTAAATTTGTCTACAAGTaccaaaaatcattttattagtGTAACATGTCTGATGCTATAATGATTTATTAGAAAACTGCATTTTGAACTAGTCTCTATATCAATATGAAAAGATCAATAACAATATGTCTACTTTACGAAAATGTGTATCTCTGGCGtactataagtatattttataatctccttaaacattatataatatttaacggCAGTGTTCAATGACATCACAAATCACATTTCATGAGCCTGATCTAACATGACAATGCGCAGCAGTAAGCGCTGGAGGTCTACAGGTACTCTTAATTGCTTTTAAGTTGCATAAATACATCTAGGATCGgtaaatatatatgtttatataaatgtataatatatctgATAACATGGTAATGAGTTTTCGGAATCATTACTTTACTAACAGTTTTAGCATGGCTTCTTTTTATAATGAACACTCTGCTTATCCTACTCTTGTTCGTCACATGAATGcatactaaatacatattttatatacttaataaagATTTATCAACTGGTCACCTAATAATGATACAATGAATACAATAATAACTTAATCAATGGCATAGATTAAAAATGGTAAAATGCCATCTAGTTTAGTAAGGGACTAACAATCAAAAGAAATGCCTGTAAGTAACAAAAAGGATTCATTACACTAAGTCAAgattacattataaattatttgccTGAGAGGATTTAACTTAACTCACATTCAGTAGTGGAACGCGAAAGTTTGTACTAAACTATTGATTCTAAGTCCAAATATCTTCAAAACGCCACCTCACTTACATGGAAGTTTTTGGTATATTGGTAGAAAGGTGTGTACTGTCTCATAAGTATACCAAATACTTGGGTGCAATTGGGAGATCCGAGGGCGCTGTCAACTCGTGATGCGAACGGGAAGCCAGCAAATGTTAGACACATATTCAAtgacttaaaataaacacattcaaCTTACAATTCAACACCAGTCTTAAGatcacaattaaattatttccacATGAAATGTTTTGTCACTACAATAAAACCGTACGTAATACTAGATGGGTCGCTCGCTCATGTGTCAATTGTCTATTGTACGCAACATTATAAGAAATAGTCGGCTTGCGGCTTCTTCGAGGGCACACCTCGAGACTCCTGAGGCGCGGCCTCGAATATCGTAAACTCTCGCTGAAGATTTTCGTTCAATTCTAATATTGCTGCCACATTTCCACACCTGTGGATATAAGATTCATGTCAATTCATATCTTAAGTTGTTAACCAAGTGATAATTCAATACAAGGATCATTGACCCCAAGGTTAACATTTATAAGTGCAACACATACTAAAGTCTGTAGTATTGCTTTTTGGTATCTTAAGTTAATGATATACATagccaaaaataaaaagaatcctATTAGATACAGGTGATCATAACAGATAGGTAACTCTGTGAGTTAGGGTGaatcaagtatttatttgtaaaaagagTAAAAACTTCATCAACTAACCTGTAACAGTAATTTGGAGCAGACCAGACAGTAAGCACAGTCTCATTGAAGTGCCACTTGTAGCCTTCCATTACAAGTTGATGTGCACGGCAGATCATGTCGATGTCATTTGATACGTTGAACTGAGCTACAACATCCGACCCAAACAGATACCCAGCACCACGAGGAGATACCCCCCAGCCTTGGGTATCTGAAATAGATTctaaaatagaaagaaagaaatgaaaCGAATGATtaatatgaatgaaatgaaatgatagtTATTTGTGCAAATGAGTTACAAAGCAGCAAGAGCACTTGTAGACATCCGTTTTTTTTTGCTGGATAACAGATTGATTTTTTACCGGATTTGTGGTGGGTTTAAGATGAATGTCCACCAGACATCGGTTCGCCCGACGAGATAACGGAGTCTACAAGCGATCTTAGGGTGTCACTACACCATTCGATCGATCATCTTGTTTCGTCGTAACACCGTTATAATAGATCtttaatggtcaaatactcaaacatcactcaattttaagaatagtcctcaagaatagttctgtccctacaaattctttgtaaatgacagagaaaGAACGATATtcaagtacaacttaaaattgagtagcatttcagtattcgggcgtaagttaTTAAATGAGGGAGAATATGGAATGAATTGATGAATGTGTATAGACTGTATAGCATAGCGCATATCTTGAGAACAGTTGCACCTATCCCATAGATTATTTTTTGCACAGAAAAAAATCGGAGGCGAAGTAAAGTTTGTATACTCGTGTACATAGACTGTTTTCCTAGTGACTTATTGAATcagtaaatattgtaatgaataACTAAAAcctataactaaaataaataaatgtatatagtgctaatgtatattatgtaaatgtatataCTGCCTGTAttgtataattacataataatatgacatgAAGACATAAGGAGCATTCCGGTTTTGTAACACACCATAAGATTTTAGAAGACTCCTATACATCCAAATTGCATTGCACAAAACCTTGAATGCTCCTATATGTTAGTGAAACCTGGAATTGTTATGGTACTATAAAATACACAAACCTTCGGGGTCGCTCCAGAGCAGGTCACACATTGGGCCATCATGGGGCACCTCTTGCTTGCGGTCAATGGTGCGGATTTGGTCAAGGGTCTGTATTGAAGGGCTCAACCCACCGTGCACACAGAATATTCTTCCATCAATGATGGCTGACAGTGAGAGGTAGTCAAAAATCTCAGTGCAATACCTGTGTAAATGAAATTGGTGATTTGAACATAGAAGAAATGAATGAAGTGTTAT from Spodoptera frugiperda isolate SF20-4 chromosome 11, AGI-APGP_CSIRO_Sfru_2.0, whole genome shotgun sequence encodes:
- the LOC118274715 gene encoding elongator complex protein 5, coding for MTLFRLKSAPFVIIEDDANKNILPLLQELVQEEKCINLFCYEQPSSLWRNVFKNSNVKYHDEFNPDMYNKYTSEKCSLIIDSINQMALCMGWNHCLQYLKLLQNNPNVNRLVLILHKDCLPHNSKLQTHLNHLVNVVISYDKTNAQKVWIRLKKGNKIIRSEEILSHDTKTSVLSLSPVVRLEQKEEEPEKPLPANLSTFKIEVDQNEKIHKYNLKLPYMSKIHEGESKVYYEPDAVDDWDEEDPDEDLDI
- the LOC118274670 gene encoding NAD-dependent protein deacylase Sirt4-like; this encodes MQTQYNELNRFLPLLEYKRNKMNWLRIPTSFKQLTRQIVYVPKHKPPNHEDFEVLKDFLSKHKNILILTGAGISTESGIPDYRSEEVGLYARSNHKPIQYQEFIKYPKVRQRYWARNFVGWPRFSSVQPNATHLAIRELEKMGKVTSIVTQNVDRLHQKAGSENVIELHGSGYIVKCLKCPYEISRQELQVQLLKNNSYMESSFTMIRPDGDVELPREQVDKFRSPICPKCEGPLKPDIVFFGDNVPKHRVDQVRNAVSSSDAVFVLGSSLTVYSSYRIILQARDEHKNIALLNIGPTRADDIIQIKVSTKCGDILPELCNSIKKNLS
- the LOC118274671 gene encoding serine/threonine-protein phosphatase 4 catalytic subunit isoform X2, which produces MSDTSDLDRQIEQLKRCEIIMESEVKALCAKAREILVEESNVQRVDSPVTVCGDIHGQFYDLKELFKVGGDVPETNYLFMGDFVDRGFYSVETFLLLLALKVRYPDRITLIRGNHESRQITQVYGFYDECLRKYGSITVWRYCTEIFDYLSLSAIIDGRIFCVHGGLSPSIQTLDQIRTIDRKQEVPHDGPMCDLLWSDPEDTQGWGVSPRGAGYLFGSDVVAQFNVSNDIDMICRAHQLVMEGYKWHFNETVLTVWSAPNYCYRCGNVAAILELNENLQREFTIFEAAPQESRGVPSKKPQADYFL
- the LOC118274671 gene encoding serine/threonine-protein phosphatase 4 catalytic subunit isoform X1, coding for MSDTSDLDRQIEQLKRCEIIMESEVKALCAKAREILVEESNVQRVDSPVTVCGDIHGQFYDLKELFKVGGDVPETNYLFMGDFVDRGFYSVETFLLLLALKVRYPDRITLIRGNHESRQITQVYGFYDECLRKYGSITVWRYCTEIFDYLSLSAIIDGRIFCVHGGLSPSIQTLDQIRTIDRKQEVPHDGPMCDLLWSDPEESISDTQGWGVSPRGAGYLFGSDVVAQFNVSNDIDMICRAHQLVMEGYKWHFNETVLTVWSAPNYCYRCGNVAAILELNENLQREFTIFEAAPQESRGVPSKKPQADYFL